In Arachis hypogaea cultivar Tifrunner chromosome 17, arahy.Tifrunner.gnm2.J5K5, whole genome shotgun sequence, a single window of DNA contains:
- the LOC140180723 gene encoding uncharacterized protein, translated as MAWRDSCTVQILQHGRFFIAASVLTAGSNDPYRILGVYLSSNDQHRIAQFAELTSVVQQFNGKVVFIDDNSQIDIGMVGRPFTWSNRRSSDEWIQERLDRFLVGVDWQQLYPNATVLRLSESGSNHSPLLLDSNPRTERSKRQFKFQERWCSNDEIRQIVREVWHEQIDGSAMYILAQKIKRCRHKIVRWQQEHKSNLKVEIDLLQSELEELHLAGIHGGDIISEIEDKLEKALQNEESYWKDKSRVKWLKSGDQNTAFFQ; from the exons ATGGCATGGAGGGATAGTTGCACTGTTCAGATTTTACAGCATGGTAGATTTTTCATTGCGGCATCAGTTCTGACAGCTGGTTCTAATGATCCCTATCGTATTCTAGGTGTTTATCTCAGTTCAAATGATCAACATAGAATAGCTCAATTTGCTGAATTAACTTCAGTCGTCCAACAGTTCAATGGTAAGGTTGT ttttattgatgataattcccaAATTGATATTGGTATGGTCGGAAGACCATTTACTTGGTCGAATAGACGGAGTAGTGATGAGTGGATACAAGAAAGACTGGACCGATTCCTTGTAGGAGTTGATTGGCAGCAACTCTATCCCAATGCAACGGTTCTTAGACTATCAGAATCAGGGTCGAATCACTCCCCTCTTCTCTTAGACTCTAATCCGAGAACTGAGAGATCTAAACGGCAATTCAAATTTCAAGAAAGATGGTGTTCCAATGATGAAATAAGGCAGATTGTTAGAGAGGTTTGGCACGAACAGATTGATGGTTCAGCCATGTATATCCTAGCTCAAAAAATAAAGCGTTGTCGGCATAAGATTGTCAGATGGCAACAAGAACACAAATCTAATTTGaaggtggagattgatttactacagTCTGAATTAGAGGAACTTCATTTAGCAGGAATTCATGGAGGTGACATCATTTCCGAAATAGAGGACAAACTTGAAAAAGCGTTGCAAAATGAGGaatcttattggaaagataagtctagagtcaaatggctcaaatctggtgATCAAAATACAGCTTTCTTCCAATAG